The sequence GAGCCGATGCAGCCACGGCCGATCCGGGACGTAGCGCACGCCGATCGGGCCGCGCTCTTTCAGCCGGTCCCACGCATCGCCGGCGACGTTGCTGGTTCCCACGATCTCCCGACCGTCGCCGGAGATGTATCGATAGGTGACGCGGTAATAGGTGTACGTCCCGCTCGGCCGATTCCCGACGCTCGTCTGCTTGCGAACGACCGCTTTGTCGAGGAGGGTGGCTTCGACAGGAAGCGCTTGCGCGGAGAAGACACGATCTTCGGCGCGTTGCGCCCATGACCACGCGATGCCTGCAACCAGGAACGGCAGGAAGAACAGCACGCCCGCCACTCCGAACGTGAATGCGGCCGAGCGCGCGAATGCGGCGCTCAAGCGGTCGGCAATGGCTGAGCGTCTCGGCTTATCCGGCGTGCGTCGCCCTCCGGCGAACGCCTGACGGGAAAGCCAGCCGCCGAGCAGCACGAACGCCGCACCGACGACAGTCAGCACGATCGCGGCCGCGCGGTTGTTCGGCTCGGTCTCGATGCGATGCACCGAGGGTTCGGACGGGAGATACGTGACTTCGACACGATCGCCCCGGCCTGCGCGCATCCACAGCGCGGCGTCGATCTCGCGCGTGCCGCTGACGGCTTCGGTGCGCGAAGGAACGAAGCGATAGTCGACGCGGTAAGCGGGCCGCAGCGACCCGCCGGTGGTGCGGTCGGCGCGTATCGATTTGTGCACCACCTCCGCGTGCGCGCCTCGGCCTTCGCGCAGCAGGCGCGCCGCTTCACCCGCGTTGAGGAGATACGCGCCCGCCACGCCGCCACCCGCGCCGATCGCAAGGAACGCCGCGCCGACGATCAGGGTAGGCGCGTGCATACGCGCAACCGCCGCGTCAGCCTTTGGGCTTCACCCAGGTCTCCGACCACGCGAGGCACGCGCTCGACGACTGGCGGTTTCCGCGCGTCTCGGGCCACGGCAGGTCGCGCGCGAAGTGTCCGTTCATCTCGATCTGCGCCGACTTCGCCGGAAAGAACGTGCTGAACACGCCGATGGGTCGATCGCCCATGCCCGGCGCCATCGTCAGCACGAACGGGTCCATGCAGTCGTACCACGTCAGCACGATGTGCTCGGTGGTGGAGATCACGGTCTCGGTGACGGTCGAGCGCGGATCGCCGGCGCGATCGAACTGTGCATCGTGGACTGGGAGGTTGACGTCCGAGAACGCGGGATAGAGCAGCGTCTCGATCGTGCGCTGGAGCCAGCGTGCGACCGCGACGTTGTCGCTGTAGATCTGCACGTGATCGTCGACCAGCGGCGATTTCATGAAGAGCGCGTGGCCGGAACCGGCGGGGCACCACAGCACGCGCCAGTGCGACACGCGCGAAGAGTGCGTCTTTCCGCCGTCGGCGGAGAGCCGGATGAACGAGTTCTCTCCGGTCATGAGGACGTCGTTGGGATCTACGGGCGCCTGGGCCATGGCTTTCCTCCTCCAGAAAAATCCGGGTCAGAGTCACATTTTGAACTGGAAATCTGACTCTGACCCGGATTTAGCGCTAGGGGCCGCTCAGCTTATCCGATCGTCGCAGCGCGACCTGCGGATCCAGCCCCTGCCAGCCGCCGCCCAGGGCCCGCACCACGTCGGCCACGGCCGCGCGCTGCGCGCGCAGCGCGTCGACGCGGTTGAGCTCGGCCTGTAGCAGGTTGCGCTCGGCGTCGATCGTCTCGAGCTGGCTCGACAGGCCGTTGTCGAAGCGGATGCGCGACAGGCGCAGCGTCTCGCGCAGCGCCGCGACCCGTTCGGTCTCGGCGGCGTAGACCTCGCGCGTGCGCGCCTGGGCTTGAAGCGCGTCGCGCACTTCGCCGAACGCGGTCTGCACCGTCTTCTGGTATTGCGCCAGCGCCTGGCGTTCGCGCGCGTTCGCCGCTTCGACTTCGGCGCGCAGGCGTCCGCCCTGGAAGATCGGTTGGGCGAGTCCGAAAGCGAGCGACCAGATGCGCGCAGGACCGCTGAAGAGATCGCCGAGCGTGGCGCTGTCGGAGCCGAAAGCGCCGGTGAGCGCGATGCGCGGGAACAGCGCGGCACGCGCGACGCCGATCTGCGCGTTCGCCGCGATCAGCGTCTGCTCCGCCTGCACCACATCGGGACGGCGCAGCAGCAGATCGGACGGCAGGCCTTCCGGGATCACCACGATCGGCTGTTCGCCCGCATCGCGCGTCACCAGAACCGCATCGTTGGCGATCGCACGCGGGCTGCGCCCGAGCAGGATAGCCAGCGCGGTCTGCGCCGACGCGCGGCGCTGCTGGAGCGCCGGCAGCTGCGCGCGCGCCGCCGCGATCTCGGCTTCGAGCTGGCGCAGGTGGAAGTCGGTGATGAGCCCCGACTTGTAGCGATACTGCTCGAGCGCGTAGTTCTGGGCGCGCAGGTCCAGCGTGCGCTGCGTCACCTCGACCTGGTCGTCGAGCGAGAGCAGGGTGTAGTAGGTCTGCACGACCTGGCTCGACAGCGCGATGCGCACCGTGTCGCGTGCGGCGGCGCTCGCGAGGAGCTGCGCGCGAGCCGCGTCGGTCTGTCCGCGCAGCCGCCCCCACAGGTCGAGCTCGTACGCGACGTTGACCTGCGCGGTATAGGTGCTGCGCTCGAGCGGAACCGACGGCGGCAGCGGGATCGACGAGCGCGCGGACGAGCGCGCGCGGTTGGCGTCGATCGTCGCGTCGACGCTCGGCAGGCGCTGCGAGTCGGTCACGACGAGCAGGGCGCGCGCTTCGTCGACCCGCGCCGCGGCGGCTGCGAGATCGAGGTTGTTCTTCAGCGCTTCGTCGACCAGCGCATCGAGCGTCGGATCGCCGTAGAGCGTCCACCAGCGCTCGCCGACGATCGGCTGGCCCTGCGCCGGCGCGTCGCTCCATTGCTGCGGCAGCTCCATCGCCGGTTTCTTGTAGCCGGGCCACACCGAGCAGCCGGCAAGCACGCCCGCGATGAGGGCGAGCGCTAGGGTCTTACGTTCAAGCATCTCTGACTCCCGATTGCTCGATCTCGCGGTGCTCGGCGGCTTCGGCTTCGATCTCGTGCGTCGAGCGCGAATCCGACAGGCGCTTGTCCACGATCGCCTTGTAGAAGAGCGGGATGAAGAAGATCGCAAGGAAGGTCGCCGCGAGCATGCCGCCCATGACCCCCGTGCCCACCGACAGCCGCGCGCCGGCGCCCGCGCCGTGCGAGAACGCCAGCGGTGCGACGCCGAGGATGAACGCGAGCGAGGTCATCAGGATCGGCCTGAACCGCAGCCGCGCCGCTTCGAGCGCCGCGGCTGCGGTGGACAATCCTTCGGACTTCTTCAGCACCGCGTACTCGACGATCAGGATCGCGTTCTTGGCCGCGAGGCCGAGCAGCGTCACCAGACCGATCTGGAAATACACGTCATTGGTGTAGCCGCGCAGCCACACCGCGGCGAGCGCGCCGAAGGTGCCGAACGGCAGGGCGAGCATCACCGACAGCGGCAACGACCACTTCTCGTACTGCGCGGCGAGGATCAGGAACACCATGAGCGCCGCCAGCCCGAGTGCGAGCGTGGACGTGCCGCCCGAGCGCTTCTCCTGGAACGACGCGCCGCTCCAGTCGTAGCTGAAGTCCGACGGCAGCACTTCTTTCGCGATCTGCTCCATGCGCTCGATCGCCTGACCCGAGCTGACGCCGGGCGCGCCCGAGCCGAAGAGCTTCACCGCGGGCAGGTTGTTGAAGCGGTCCAGCGTGTCGGGGCCCGAGGAGTGACGCACCCGCACGAGCGAGGAGAGCGGCACCATCGCCCCGGTCTGCGAGCGCACCCAGACCGCGCCGATGTCGTCCGGCCGATTGCGATAGCGCGACTCCGCCGACAGCAGCACCTGCCAGGTGCGGCCGTACTTGTTGAAGTCGTTCACGTAATACGAGCCCAGCGTCGCGGCGAGCGTGCCGTACAGCTCTTCGAGCGGCACCCCCAGCGTCTTGGCTTTCTCGCGGTCGGTCTCGAGATAGATCTGCGGCACGTTGGCGCGCCACAGCGTGTTCACCATGCCGAACATCGGGTCCTTGCTCACCGCGCCGACGAACTGCTGCGAGACTTCGGCCAGACGCTTCGAGCCGCCTTCACCCCGGTTCTGGATGTAGAACTCGAAGCCGCCGGCGTTGCCCAGGCCGAAGATCGGCGGCGGGTTGAACGCCAGCACCAGCGCTTCCTTGATGTGTCCCGTCTTCATGAAGAGCTCGCCGACGAGCTGCTTGGTGTCGACCTTGCGCTCGTCCCAGTGCTTCTGCGTCACGAAGATCGTCGCCGCGCTGTTGCGGAAGGCGCCGCCGAGGAAGTCGAAGCCGGTGAACGCCACCGCGTACTCGTTCGCGGGGTTCGACTGGATCGCTTTCACGACCTCGTTGACCACGCGGTCGGTACGCTCGAGCGTCGCGCCGTCCGGCAGGAACACCGCGGCGATGTAATAGCCCTGGTCCTCGTCCGGGACGAGCGAGCCGGGCGTGGTGCGCCACAGTCCGACGGTGATCGCCACCATGCCGAGGAACAGCACAGCGGCGAGCGCGCCACGCCGAAGCATCCACGCGACACCATCGGTGTAGCGCAGCGTCACGCGCTCGAACCAGCG comes from Burkholderiales bacterium and encodes:
- a CDS encoding DUF3592 domain-containing protein, which translates into the protein MHAPTLIVGAAFLAIGAGGGVAGAYLLNAGEAARLLREGRGAHAEVVHKSIRADRTTGGSLRPAYRVDYRFVPSRTEAVSGTREIDAALWMRAGRGDRVEVTYLPSEPSVHRIETEPNNRAAAIVLTVVGAAFVLLGGWLSRQAFAGGRRTPDKPRRSAIADRLSAAFARSAAFTFGVAGVLFFLPFLVAGIAWSWAQRAEDRVFSAQALPVEATLLDKAVVRKQTSVGNRPSGTYTYYRVTYRYISGDGREIVGTSNVAGDAWDRLKERGPIGVRYVPDRPWLHRLGSEGGEWTGPIALLALGGIGMLASAFAGIRGWPRWRRNATRRTRASAARTANPPMVQPAAARTPEPSRWALFFGGVFFVAGGAALIDGTLDVLHERRYAAEGREAQARIVDKRVQEAQRSGNTRTRYLVLYRFTTPDGRSVDGEAAVGMEAWEGAKRGNTIDVRYLAGEPQTNRAATEGAITGSVLVMAMGVLFALVGAAIAYLGWWKPENPGQSHI
- a CDS encoding efflux transporter outer membrane subunit, translating into MLERKTLALALIAGVLAGCSVWPGYKKPAMELPQQWSDAPAQGQPIVGERWWTLYGDPTLDALVDEALKNNLDLAAAAARVDEARALLVVTDSQRLPSVDATIDANRARSSARSSIPLPPSVPLERSTYTAQVNVAYELDLWGRLRGQTDAARAQLLASAAARDTVRIALSSQVVQTYYTLLSLDDQVEVTQRTLDLRAQNYALEQYRYKSGLITDFHLRQLEAEIAAARAQLPALQQRRASAQTALAILLGRSPRAIANDAVLVTRDAGEQPIVVIPEGLPSDLLLRRPDVVQAEQTLIAANAQIGVARAALFPRIALTGAFGSDSATLGDLFSGPARIWSLAFGLAQPIFQGGRLRAEVEAANARERQALAQYQKTVQTAFGEVRDALQAQARTREVYAAETERVAALRETLRLSRIRFDNGLSSQLETIDAERNLLQAELNRVDALRAQRAAVADVVRALGGGWQGLDPQVALRRSDKLSGP
- a CDS encoding multidrug efflux RND transporter permease subunit — translated: MISRFFIDRPIFAAVLSLFIVIAGLAAIRVLPIAQYPEIAPPVVTVRAWYPGASAEVIEQTVAAPLENQINGVENMMYMSSTSSASGMVEMQITFEIGSDVDKAALNVNNRVKQAEPRLPLEVRRQGVTVEKGSSSFLQVLAFYSPDGRFDDLYTSNYVTLNVLDQLKRIPGTTNVQIFGAKDYAMRIWVRPDRLAQLKVTSTDLIRVLNEQNAQFAAGKIGQSPVSDNQEMVYTLTTLGRLTEPGQFENIVIRANPDGSILRLKDVARVELGSKDYEFIGRVNGKPATLVGVFLQPGANALETGKRVSGEVARLAQRFPQGLTYSTPYDTTRFVRVSIREVVYTLLEAMVLVFLVVFLFLQNWRATLIPFTAVPVSLIGTFAGLLALGYSINTLTLFGMVLAIGIVVDDAIVVLENVERIMREEHRDARDAAMKAMHEVTGPVIAIVLTLCAVFVPIAFLGGLTGELYRQFAVTIAIAVVISGIIALTLTPSLCVLILKREHHQPGRFFQWFNRWFERVTLRYTDGVAWMLRRGALAAVLFLGMVAITVGLWRTTPGSLVPDEDQGYYIAAVFLPDGATLERTDRVVNEVVKAIQSNPANEYAVAFTGFDFLGGAFRNSAATIFVTQKHWDERKVDTKQLVGELFMKTGHIKEALVLAFNPPPIFGLGNAGGFEFYIQNRGEGGSKRLAEVSQQFVGAVSKDPMFGMVNTLWRANVPQIYLETDREKAKTLGVPLEELYGTLAATLGSYYVNDFNKYGRTWQVLLSAESRYRNRPDDIGAVWVRSQTGAMVPLSSLVRVRHSSGPDTLDRFNNLPAVKLFGSGAPGVSSGQAIERMEQIAKEVLPSDFSYDWSGASFQEKRSGGTSTLALGLAALMVFLILAAQYEKWSLPLSVMLALPFGTFGALAAVWLRGYTNDVYFQIGLVTLLGLAAKNAILIVEYAVLKKSEGLSTAAAALEAARLRFRPILMTSLAFILGVAPLAFSHGAGAGARLSVGTGVMGGMLAATFLAIFFIPLFYKAIVDKRLSDSRSTHEIEAEAAEHREIEQSGVRDA